CTGGGTGTATTTAAGGCTGCAAGCCGTAAGCCATCAATCGATAATTCTAAGATTAAAAATTGATAAAAGAGGGCAATGTTTACAGTATCTTGTACCACGACAAAGGAAAAAATATCAGGGAGCAATTCTAAATTTTGCATAAACAACAAAAATACCGGAGTTAAAAATACAGTTCCAAAAGAAATCAATGCACGTGAAAATTTCAGATAGATACCGGTGATTTTTGGAAAATAGTAATCATTTGCTTCTTCTACCATATCAAAGACGGAAGTTGGCAAAATCATTGCCGAAGGAGAATTGTCGACTAGAATTACAACTTTTCCTTCTAAAATACAGGCGGCAGCAGTATCAGGACGTTCAGAGAACTTAAATTTGGGAAAAGGGTTAAACCATTTCCGCCTGAACATTGCTTCAGCAAGGCTTTGCTGATTCATGCGAAGATCATCTACTTGCATATTTTTGAGGATGTTTTTGATTTCTTCAAGTAAGGGCTGGTTAACCCGGTCTTTCATATAGCAAATTGCGATATCTGTCCGAGAAGTCTGACCACCCTCTGTAATTTCCATAATAAGGTGGGGATCACGGATTCTTCTTCGGATTAAAGCTGTGTTAAATACAATTGTTTCAACAAAACCATCACGTGAGCCACGAAGAGATTTGTCCTTTTCTGGTTCGTCAACATTTCTAGAAGGGTATGTTCTGCAATCAATTGCAAAGCAGAAAGAATATCCTTCTATAAATAAACATGTTATTCCTGAAAGAACATCTCTTATAATTTCATCGTAATCCTGTATGATGTCTATTTCTGCGTGTGGAATAAAGCATTCTGCAAATAATGTGGCATCAGAGGGGAGTTCATCTGGTTTTAATTTGTATAAAGAATCCAGTATCTTTAACAGAGTTTCATCTTTGGTAAAACCATCAATAAAATAGAAGACTGCTTGTTTGTCTGCGATTTTGATACTGCGGCGGATTATATCAAAACTTTCATGGATTGGAAGTGTTGTATCCATATATTTAATGTTTTCATAAAACGATGAAGTCATT
This Ruminococcus hominis DNA region includes the following protein-coding sequences:
- a CDS encoding spore germination protein; the protein is MITKFQGQMTSSFYENIKYMDTTLPIHESFDIIRRSIKIADKQAVFYFIDGFTKDETLLKILDSLYKLKPDELPSDATLFAECFIPHAEIDIIQDYDEIIRDVLSGITCLFIEGYSFCFAIDCRTYPSRNVDEPEKDKSLRGSRDGFVETIVFNTALIRRRIRDPHLIMEITEGGQTSRTDIAICYMKDRVNQPLLEEIKNILKNMQVDDLRMNQQSLAEAMFRRKWFNPFPKFKFSERPDTAAACILEGKVVILVDNSPSAMILPTSVFDMVEEANDYYFPKITGIYLKFSRALISFGTVFLTPVFLLFMQNLELLPDIFSFVVVQDTVNIALFYQFLILELSIDGLRLAALNTPSMLSTPLSVIAGIVMGEFSVQSGWFNSEVMLYMAFVAVADYTQPNYELGYALKFMRLILLIMTACFNIIGFVIGCIIVACFLIFNRTITGRSYIKINKN